The Lewinellaceae bacterium genome has a segment encoding these proteins:
- a CDS encoding TonB-dependent receptor: MARYLLLFFALFFLGGIASAQTSLAGKVTEEDTGEPAFNANITLHKNGNYIGGTISDFDGNYSFSNIDPGTYDVEVSYIGFSPQRIADIQVLAGKAIKLDVKMSKGVDLKEVIVVGYKAPLIEQDNTTQGRVITGDDIKNLPTRNINALASTAAGLSSADEGDAVAIRGSRSDATNYYVDGMRVQGSLVPESEIDQLQVITGGVAAEYGDVTGGIISITTKGPSSKFNGGIEAETSSFLDAFNNNLVGINLSGPLVKDKKGNSILGFRLSGRYTYNEDDDPPAVPVYRIKDDKLAEIEANPVIDVGGDPLVAADFLLQDDVNVLDARPFESYKRYDFTGKLDARLSEAIDVSLTGVYTESENQFTPGGWRVLNSHNNPIDNNSTYRGNFRFRHRLGGAGTDDEGKNALIQNVSYTLQVGYENNLNNLADQHHGYNYFDYGYVGQLKHEWVPTFRIVPIFEEGNPEPIDEQIVNSGYLQVLREYDPGDANPVLANYNNYLDIPVGEGLNSEIGSYFFTGGAGNNLISRTDFITYNGTVGSNFNNSWGFHSNVGSVYNTARKIDNDIVTFNANAAFDLVPGGSDKGRHNIQIGIAWEKRTNRAYTVAPRGLWNIARQKVNEHISGIPLDPITRLPYAETDTIGYIDLITPAGNMVSGVPIYGLAYTEDVDNLFYRKVREALGIPLDQYVDIDGLTPDQLSLNMFSAKELNDEGVLGYYGYDYLGGEFDGSFDDFFDAEDADGIRTFPVAPARPIYTAAFIQDKFTFKDVIFRLGVRIDSYDANTKVLKDKYSLYEIMGADEFHENFGGDKPGNIGSDFKVYTGEGDNVLAYRGGDTWYRANGEPVNNSTLIFTGQVTPKYKDPRIEDIPNFIKSRDFDTDVSFEDYEAQVNVMPRLAFSFPISDQANFFAHYDVLVQRPPSNSIASPRDYFYFTDEASIIKNNPNLKPEKTVDYEVGFQQKLSNSSALKVSAYYKEMRDMITFRTIFPVPFIGSYDTYDNLDFGTVKGFSFQYDLRRTGNTTLLANYTLQFADGTGSDANSSRGISSRGVIRTLSPLSFDERHRFVASLDYRYSSGNSYNGPELFGSQIFANAGLNVTFTAVSGRPYTKYLTPDELGGSQISGAINGARKPWNNTLNLRIDKSINLTKDYSINVYLRVSNVLDRRNVINVYPATGAPDDDGFLASSRGISKLATIENSKREIEAYITSYQWALLNPNNFSLPRRIFLGASFSF, encoded by the coding sequence ATGGCACGTTATTTACTATTATTTTTCGCACTTTTCTTTTTGGGAGGTATTGCCAGCGCGCAAACTTCTCTGGCAGGAAAGGTGACGGAGGAAGACACCGGCGAACCGGCCTTCAATGCCAATATTACCCTGCATAAAAATGGTAATTATATTGGAGGAACCATTTCGGATTTCGACGGAAACTATTCCTTTTCCAATATTGACCCGGGCACCTACGATGTCGAGGTCAGTTATATAGGATTTTCGCCTCAGCGCATTGCTGACATTCAGGTTTTGGCCGGTAAGGCTATCAAACTGGATGTTAAGATGAGTAAGGGGGTAGACCTTAAGGAGGTTATTGTAGTGGGCTATAAAGCTCCATTGATTGAACAGGATAACACTACCCAGGGGCGTGTAATCACGGGAGATGACATCAAAAACCTTCCGACACGTAACATCAACGCGCTGGCTTCCACCGCTGCCGGTTTATCTTCGGCAGATGAAGGAGATGCCGTGGCCATTCGTGGTTCCAGAAGCGATGCCACCAACTACTATGTAGATGGTATGCGTGTTCAGGGAAGTTTGGTGCCTGAGTCTGAAATCGATCAGCTCCAGGTCATTACCGGAGGTGTGGCTGCAGAGTATGGTGATGTTACCGGGGGGATCATTTCCATTACTACGAAGGGACCTTCTTCCAAATTTAACGGGGGCATAGAAGCAGAAACCTCAAGTTTCCTCGACGCATTCAACAACAACCTGGTCGGGATCAACTTAAGCGGACCTTTGGTTAAAGACAAAAAAGGCAATTCTATTTTAGGCTTCCGTTTATCAGGACGTTATACCTATAATGAAGATGATGATCCACCAGCAGTACCCGTTTACCGGATTAAAGACGATAAACTTGCCGAAATTGAAGCTAATCCTGTGATTGACGTAGGGGGCGATCCGCTTGTGGCGGCAGATTTTCTGCTTCAGGACGACGTTAATGTTTTGGATGCACGTCCTTTTGAATCCTATAAGCGGTATGATTTTACCGGAAAATTGGATGCACGGCTCAGTGAGGCGATCGACGTTTCATTGACCGGAGTTTATACCGAAAGCGAAAATCAATTCACCCCGGGAGGATGGAGAGTGTTAAATTCACATAATAATCCTATTGACAATAACAGCACCTATCGCGGAAACTTCCGTTTCCGTCACCGCCTGGGTGGAGCCGGTACGGATGATGAAGGGAAAAATGCTCTGATCCAGAACGTATCTTATACCCTTCAGGTAGGCTATGAGAACAACCTCAACAACCTGGCGGACCAACATCATGGTTATAATTATTTCGATTATGGGTATGTAGGCCAGCTGAAGCACGAATGGGTACCTACGTTTAGGATCGTGCCTATTTTTGAAGAGGGAAACCCGGAGCCTATTGACGAGCAAATTGTCAACAGCGGATACCTGCAGGTGTTGAGAGAATACGATCCGGGGGATGCCAATCCTGTGTTGGCGAATTACAATAACTACCTCGACATTCCTGTCGGAGAAGGATTGAATTCGGAAATCGGATCCTATTTTTTCACAGGAGGAGCCGGAAACAACCTGATCAGCAGAACGGATTTTATTACCTATAACGGAACGGTTGGAAGTAACTTTAACAACTCATGGGGATTTCACTCTAATGTGGGATCGGTTTACAATACCGCAAGGAAAATTGATAATGATATCGTTACCTTTAATGCCAATGCAGCATTTGACCTCGTCCCCGGTGGTTCCGATAAAGGACGTCACAACATCCAGATCGGTATTGCATGGGAAAAACGTACCAACCGCGCTTATACTGTTGCCCCACGGGGGTTGTGGAATATTGCGCGTCAGAAAGTTAATGAGCACATCAGCGGTATTCCTCTTGACCCTATTACCAGGTTGCCTTATGCTGAAACAGATACCATCGGATATATCGATTTGATCACTCCTGCAGGAAACATGGTTTCAGGGGTGCCGATTTATGGATTGGCCTATACCGAGGATGTTGACAATTTATTCTACCGTAAGGTCAGAGAAGCCCTGGGCATTCCGTTGGACCAATACGTGGATATTGATGGATTGACTCCGGACCAGTTGAGCCTGAATATGTTCTCTGCCAAGGAACTTAATGATGAAGGAGTGCTTGGTTACTACGGGTATGATTATCTCGGAGGAGAATTTGACGGTTCTTTTGACGATTTCTTTGATGCAGAGGATGCTGATGGTATCCGAACATTCCCTGTAGCACCTGCCCGCCCGATTTACACGGCAGCATTTATCCAGGATAAGTTTACTTTCAAGGATGTTATCTTCCGTTTAGGGGTGCGTATTGATAGTTATGATGCCAATACTAAAGTGCTGAAAGATAAATACTCTTTGTATGAAATTATGGGAGCCGATGAGTTCCATGAAAATTTTGGAGGAGATAAGCCGGGCAACATTGGGTCTGATTTTAAAGTATATACCGGAGAAGGAGATAATGTGTTGGCTTATCGTGGAGGGGATACCTGGTACCGTGCAAACGGAGAACCCGTGAACAATTCCACGCTTATTTTCACAGGCCAGGTCACCCCGAAATACAAAGATCCACGGATAGAGGATATTCCGAACTTTATCAAGAGTCGTGATTTTGATACTGATGTTTCTTTTGAAGACTATGAAGCACAGGTTAACGTGATGCCTCGATTGGCGTTCTCTTTCCCGATCTCTGACCAGGCGAATTTCTTTGCTCACTACGATGTACTCGTGCAGCGTCCGCCGTCTAACTCTATTGCTTCTCCAAGAGATTATTTCTATTTCACGGATGAAGCTTCTATAATAAAAAATAATCCTAACCTCAAGCCGGAGAAAACGGTAGACTATGAAGTAGGATTCCAGCAGAAACTTTCCAATTCTTCGGCCTTAAAAGTTTCGGCATATTACAAGGAAATGCGTGATATGATCACTTTCCGGACTATTTTCCCGGTTCCTTTCATTGGTTCTTATGACACCTATGATAACCTGGATTTTGGAACGGTTAAAGGATTCAGCTTCCAGTATGATTTGAGAAGAACCGGAAATACGACCTTACTGGCCAACTACACTTTGCAGTTTGCCGATGGAACCGGTTCTGATGCGAATTCTTCCAGGGGGATCTCAAGCCGCGGGGTGATCAGGACGCTTTCACCGCTTTCATTTGATGAACGCCACAGGTTTGTAGCCTCACTGGATTACCGCTATAGTTCCGGAAATTCTTATAACGGTCCTGAATTATTTGGATCACAAATATTTGCCAATGCAGGACTCAACGTTACATTTACTGCCGTTTCAGGTCGACCTTATACTAAATACCTGACGCCTGACGAATTGGGTGGTTCACAGATTTCCGGGGCTATTAACGGAGCCAGGAAACCATGGAACAATACACTTAACCTGAGAATTGACAAGAGCATAAACCTGACGAAAGATTATAGCATTAACGTTTACCTTAGGGTTTCAAACGTATTGGACAGACGTAATGTAATTAATGTCTATCCAGCGACCGGAGCTCCTGACGATGATGGTTTCCTTGCTTCCTCAAGAGGGATCAGTAAGTTGGCTACGATTGAAAATTCCAAGCGTGAGATCGAAGCCTATATTACTTCGTATCAGTGGGCATTGTTGAATCCAAACAACTTTAGCCTTCCTCGCAGGATTTTCTTGGGAGCAAGTTTTAGTTTCTAA
- the carB gene encoding carbamoyl-phosphate synthase large subunit, with product MAKDQSIKSVLIIGSGPIIIGQACEFDYSGTQAARSLREEGIEVSLINSNPATIMTDPVTADHIYLLPLTPESLIEILEERQIDAVLPTMGGQTALNLTIEAGKLGIWDKYNVRLIGVDLDAIEITENREAFRQLMIRQGLSVAPSYIANSFLEGKEAAQKIGYPLVIRPSYTLGGTGGAFVHNEKEFDAALRRGLELSPTHEVLVEKAVLGWKEFELELLRDSADNVVIICTVENLDPMGIHTGDSITVAPAMTLSDTAYQRMRDEAIIAMRSLGNFSGGCNIQFAQNPETEELIVIEINPRVSRSSALASKATGYPIAKIAAKLALGYRLDELKNQITKTTSAFFEPTLDYVIVKMPRWNFDKFQGADHSLGLQMKSVGEVMAIGRSFLEALQKACQSLEDNRMGLGADKKEWIKTSDILERLEKVSDDRIFRLKDALRLGVPSRTIHKLTLIDPWFIKEIKKLVKMEERLTRFNVAEDIPSDFFRELKQAGYSDAQIAWVLRIADEEVTNVRKKLGIKRSFKMVDTCAAEFEAQTPYFYSTFDGENESIASNKKKVIVLGAGPNRIGQGIEFDYCCVHGLLAAKEVGYESIMINCNPETVSTDFDMADKLYFEPVFWENLEEIIEHEKPEGVIVQLGGQTALKLAETLHKKGIKIFGTDFESMDLAEDRGSFSNLLKELEIPYPEYGVANDADEAIAIAARVSYPVLVRPSYVLGGQRMRIVINDEELEHQVLSIFKHMPDNKVLVDQFLDRAKEAEIDAICDGDEVHIMGIMEHIEPAGVHSGDSSAVLPTYSLSVDAITKMVEYTEKLAKALKIKGLINIQFAIKDDKVYVIEANPRASRTTPFIAKAYKVPYLSIATKVMLGTHKLKDFDIKPQPSGYAIKVPVFSFDKFPNVDKNLGPEMKSTGEAIRFIKDLSDPFFRELDNHRNMYLSR from the coding sequence ATGGCAAAAGATCAATCCATAAAATCAGTGCTCATCATCGGAAGTGGCCCTATCATCATTGGACAGGCATGTGAGTTCGATTATTCCGGGACACAAGCGGCCCGCTCCCTAAGGGAAGAAGGCATTGAAGTCAGCCTCATCAACTCCAACCCGGCCACCATTATGACAGATCCTGTCACGGCCGACCATATTTACTTATTGCCGTTAACGCCCGAAAGTCTCATAGAGATTCTCGAAGAACGCCAAATTGATGCGGTGCTCCCCACGATGGGAGGACAAACTGCCCTAAACCTGACCATTGAAGCAGGAAAACTGGGCATTTGGGATAAATATAATGTCCGGTTGATCGGTGTTGACCTGGATGCCATTGAGATTACCGAAAACCGGGAAGCTTTTCGCCAACTCATGATCCGGCAGGGATTAAGTGTTGCGCCTTCCTATATTGCCAATTCTTTCCTGGAAGGCAAAGAAGCCGCTCAAAAAATTGGTTATCCTCTCGTTATCCGCCCTTCCTATACGCTGGGAGGTACCGGGGGCGCTTTTGTGCATAACGAAAAAGAATTTGATGCCGCCCTTCGTCGCGGACTGGAACTTTCGCCGACTCACGAAGTCCTGGTGGAAAAAGCTGTATTGGGCTGGAAAGAGTTTGAGTTGGAATTATTGAGAGACAGCGCCGACAACGTGGTCATCATCTGTACGGTGGAAAACCTTGATCCCATGGGGATCCACACCGGAGACAGCATCACGGTGGCTCCGGCCATGACCCTTTCGGATACGGCTTACCAGCGAATGCGCGACGAGGCTATCATAGCCATGCGATCCCTGGGTAATTTCTCCGGAGGTTGTAATATTCAGTTTGCCCAGAACCCGGAAACCGAAGAGCTGATCGTCATCGAGATCAACCCCCGCGTATCCCGTTCCTCGGCCCTGGCCAGTAAAGCCACAGGGTACCCGATTGCTAAAATTGCCGCCAAACTAGCCCTGGGCTACCGGCTAGATGAGTTGAAAAATCAAATTACCAAAACAACTTCCGCTTTCTTCGAACCTACCCTGGATTATGTGATCGTTAAAATGCCTAGATGGAATTTCGACAAATTCCAGGGAGCCGACCACAGCCTGGGATTACAAATGAAATCCGTAGGTGAAGTGATGGCCATTGGCCGCAGTTTCCTTGAAGCCCTGCAGAAAGCATGCCAGTCACTCGAAGATAACAGGATGGGACTTGGTGCGGATAAAAAAGAATGGATCAAAACATCGGACATCCTGGAAAGGCTCGAAAAAGTAAGCGACGACAGGATTTTCAGACTGAAAGATGCCCTCCGTCTGGGTGTGCCTTCCAGGACGATCCACAAGCTTACCCTGATAGACCCCTGGTTTATCAAAGAGATCAAAAAACTGGTCAAAATGGAAGAAAGACTGACGCGTTTTAATGTCGCAGAAGATATTCCTTCCGATTTCTTCCGCGAACTGAAACAGGCCGGATATTCCGATGCCCAGATCGCCTGGGTATTGAGAATAGCCGACGAAGAAGTGACCAATGTCAGGAAAAAACTGGGGATCAAAAGGTCCTTCAAAATGGTGGATACCTGTGCCGCTGAATTTGAAGCCCAGACGCCTTATTTCTACTCGACTTTTGATGGAGAAAACGAAAGTATTGCCTCCAATAAAAAGAAAGTGATTGTACTCGGAGCCGGACCGAACAGGATTGGACAAGGTATAGAGTTCGATTATTGTTGCGTACACGGGTTGCTCGCCGCCAAAGAAGTGGGGTATGAATCCATTATGATTAACTGCAACCCGGAAACCGTTTCCACTGATTTTGACATGGCCGACAAGCTGTACTTCGAACCGGTCTTTTGGGAAAACCTGGAAGAAATCATCGAACATGAAAAACCGGAAGGGGTCATTGTTCAGTTGGGCGGACAAACAGCTCTGAAACTCGCTGAAACCCTCCATAAAAAAGGCATAAAGATCTTCGGAACAGATTTTGAATCCATGGACCTTGCCGAAGACAGGGGATCTTTTTCCAACCTGCTGAAGGAACTGGAAATCCCATACCCCGAATACGGAGTCGCCAATGATGCCGACGAAGCCATCGCCATTGCCGCCAGGGTTTCTTACCCTGTTTTGGTCAGACCTTCCTATGTTTTGGGAGGCCAAAGAATGCGTATCGTGATCAATGACGAAGAACTCGAACACCAGGTGTTGAGTATCTTCAAACATATGCCCGACAATAAGGTACTCGTGGATCAATTCCTCGATCGGGCCAAAGAAGCCGAGATCGATGCCATCTGTGATGGCGATGAGGTGCACATCATGGGGATCATGGAACATATCGAACCCGCCGGCGTTCACTCAGGGGACAGTTCTGCTGTATTGCCAACCTACAGCCTGTCGGTAGATGCAATAACCAAAATGGTGGAATACACGGAAAAACTGGCCAAAGCTTTAAAAATAAAAGGACTGATCAATATTCAGTTTGCCATAAAAGACGACAAGGTGTATGTCATTGAAGCCAACCCAAGAGCTTCGCGGACGACTCCGTTTATTGCCAAAGCTTACAAGGTTCCTTACTTGTCTATTGCGACCAAAGTGATGCTGGGTACACACAAACTAAAAGATTTTGACATCAAACCACAACCGAGCGGATATGCCATTAAGGTGCCTGTTTTCTCTTTCGATAAATTCCCGAATGTGGATAAAAACCTCGGTCCGGAAATGAAATCCACCGGGGAAGCGATACGTTTCATCAAGGATCTTTCCGATCCGTTTTTCAGGGAACTGGACAACCACAGGAATATGTACCTTTCCAGATAA
- a CDS encoding TerC family protein, producing MLVWIIFLSLITVFLSLDLGIFNRVPHIISSKEASFWTVLWVSIALSFSGVIYWVYSANIIHNIDQLSASEATIKYITGYLIELSLSLDNIFVIAIIFSSFKVPMKYQHRVLFWGILGAIVFRGLMIFFGVYLIHKFSWVTYIFGAFLIYTSYKMLVTEEEKEFRPRDSFVYKTFKKFIPVTRNFQEEHFFVKRRHIIAATPLFIVLIIIEFTDILFALDSVPAILAITSDPFLVFSSNIFAIMGLRSMYFFLSNMMEKFAHLRYSLIAILTFVGVKLILTEYVHFPEWVSLTFIGLSLGIGIVVSLRQK from the coding sequence ATGCTGGTCTGGATCATTTTTCTTTCACTCATTACGGTATTTCTCTCGCTTGACCTGGGCATATTCAACCGTGTTCCTCATATCATCAGTTCCAAAGAAGCTTCCTTCTGGACAGTCCTTTGGGTTTCCATCGCCCTCTCATTTTCAGGGGTAATTTACTGGGTTTACAGTGCCAACATTATTCACAACATCGACCAGTTGAGTGCCTCTGAGGCGACCATTAAATACATCACCGGATACTTGATCGAACTCTCTTTGAGTCTCGACAATATTTTTGTTATAGCCATTATTTTTTCTTCCTTCAAGGTGCCTATGAAATACCAACACAGGGTTTTATTCTGGGGAATCCTTGGAGCCATTGTATTCAGGGGGTTAATGATATTTTTCGGAGTGTACCTCATCCACAAATTCAGTTGGGTCACCTATATTTTCGGAGCCTTTCTGATCTATACTTCCTACAAGATGTTGGTGACTGAAGAAGAAAAGGAATTCAGGCCACGGGATTCTTTTGTGTACAAAACCTTCAAAAAATTCATCCCGGTCACCCGGAATTTTCAGGAAGAACACTTTTTTGTCAAAAGAAGACACATTATCGCTGCCACGCCACTTTTTATCGTGCTGATCATCATAGAATTTACGGATATTCTTTTTGCACTGGACAGTGTTCCGGCTATCCTGGCCATCACCTCGGATCCGTTTCTCGTTTTCAGTTCCAATATATTTGCCATCATGGGGCTGAGATCCATGTACTTCTTTTTGTCCAATATGATGGAAAAATTTGCTCACCTCAGATACAGTCTGATCGCCATTCTTACCTTTGTTGGCGTTAAACTGATCCTGACGGAATACGTCCATTTCCCGGAATGGGTCTCGCTGACCTTTATCGGGTTATCACTGGGTATCGGCATTGTTGTATCTTTAAGGCAAAAATAA
- a CDS encoding TIGR02452 family protein, which yields MKRSTRREIAKDTLKILKQGYYLNEQGKTIGIKARQKFSTQHTQFFKGEELEEMFSGLGPEQPFKTTFEVTGESTISAVLRLQAEDEDPLTLNFASAKNPGGGFLNGSVAQEESLARSSGLYSCQLKGEKYYAIHRNTKTPFYTDNMIYSPKVAVFKNDDGEFLEDLAFTSFITSPAVNAGVIKREEPEHLDKVEAAMKGRIKKVLTLAYSKGHKTLILGAWGCGVFENDPASMAKWFHEVFQNEFAGKFKKVVFAIYSKEEVFIQPFRDLF from the coding sequence ATGAAAAGAAGTACCAGGAGGGAAATAGCCAAAGACACTTTAAAAATATTAAAACAAGGCTATTACCTCAATGAGCAGGGGAAAACCATAGGAATTAAAGCCAGACAAAAATTCTCAACACAGCATACTCAGTTTTTCAAAGGGGAGGAACTTGAAGAAATGTTTTCCGGGTTAGGGCCTGAACAGCCCTTCAAAACCACCTTTGAAGTGACCGGAGAAAGCACTATTTCAGCCGTCTTACGCCTACAGGCAGAAGATGAAGATCCCCTCACACTAAATTTCGCCTCGGCAAAAAATCCCGGAGGAGGTTTTCTCAACGGAAGCGTTGCCCAGGAAGAAAGTCTGGCCCGTTCAAGCGGATTGTATTCCTGCCAGTTGAAGGGCGAAAAATACTATGCCATCCACAGAAATACCAAAACACCGTTTTATACCGACAACATGATCTACTCTCCAAAGGTGGCGGTGTTTAAAAACGACGACGGAGAATTTCTCGAGGATCTTGCTTTTACTTCGTTTATTACTTCCCCTGCGGTGAACGCCGGTGTGATAAAAAGAGAAGAACCTGAGCACCTTGACAAAGTTGAAGCAGCCATGAAGGGCAGAATCAAAAAAGTGCTGACCCTGGCTTATTCCAAAGGGCATAAAACACTGATCCTCGGAGCCTGGGGATGCGGTGTTTTTGAAAACGATCCGGCTTCCATGGCTAAATGGTTTCATGAGGTATTCCAAAATGAATTCGCGGGAAAATTTAAAAAAGTCGTCTTTGCGATTTACTCCAAAGAAGAAGTATTTATTCAACCGTTCAGGGATTTATTTTAG
- a CDS encoding sorbosone dehydrogenase family protein, whose protein sequence is MKNILFFVLILFTLSSGCGKLNPPLPKFLNSAEISLDSIKLPPGFHIEVYAAEVENARSMDLSPNGTLFVGTRSKGNLYAITTKEGGLKADKVWLLGEDMNKPNGVAFRDGDLYVAEVNRILKYPDIEAHLQDPPEPVIVYDKYPTEDHHGWKFIDFGPDGKLYVPVGAPCNICDEENPIYASITRINPDGTGLEIVQKGIRNTVGFTWHPVTGELWFTDNGRDMLGDDIPACELNHAPRDSMHFGFPYCHQGDLADPEFGDKHPCSDFTPPAKKLGPHVAPLGIEFYTGTQFPEAYRNQIFIAEHGSWNRSKKIGYRVMMLTLDGNEVVSYEPFAEGWLNEENDKTWGRPVDLELLPDGSMLVSDDYADVIYRIYYEASE, encoded by the coding sequence ATGAAAAACATCCTCTTTTTTGTACTCATCCTTTTCACCCTTAGTTCAGGATGCGGGAAATTAAACCCGCCACTGCCAAAATTTTTAAATAGTGCCGAAATCAGCCTCGATTCCATAAAACTGCCGCCGGGGTTCCACATTGAGGTATATGCCGCAGAGGTGGAAAATGCCCGGTCCATGGATCTGAGTCCCAATGGTACCCTTTTTGTGGGCACACGGAGTAAAGGCAACCTGTATGCCATTACCACTAAAGAAGGAGGCCTTAAAGCAGATAAAGTCTGGCTGCTCGGCGAAGATATGAATAAACCCAACGGGGTGGCCTTCAGGGATGGCGACCTTTACGTGGCCGAGGTCAACAGGATACTGAAATATCCGGACATCGAGGCTCATCTCCAGGACCCCCCGGAGCCGGTGATCGTTTACGACAAATACCCTACGGAAGATCATCATGGCTGGAAATTCATCGATTTCGGCCCTGACGGCAAGCTTTATGTACCTGTGGGAGCACCATGTAATATTTGCGATGAGGAAAATCCCATCTATGCGAGCATCACCCGGATCAATCCGGACGGTACCGGGCTGGAGATCGTGCAAAAAGGCATTCGCAATACCGTCGGCTTTACCTGGCATCCCGTGACCGGTGAGTTGTGGTTTACCGATAATGGCAGGGATATGCTCGGCGACGACATTCCCGCCTGTGAACTCAACCACGCTCCCCGGGATTCCATGCATTTTGGTTTCCCTTACTGCCATCAGGGCGATCTGGCCGATCCTGAATTCGGGGATAAACACCCTTGTTCGGACTTTACGCCCCCTGCGAAAAAGCTCGGCCCTCATGTGGCGCCCCTGGGCATCGAATTTTATACCGGCACTCAGTTCCCAGAAGCTTATCGTAACCAGATTTTTATCGCGGAACACGGATCATGGAACCGCAGCAAAAAAATTGGCTACAGGGTGATGATGTTAACACTGGACGGCAACGAGGTGGTGAGTTACGAACCCTTCGCCGAAGGATGGTTGAATGAAGAAAATGACAAAACATGGGGAAGACCCGTTGACCTTGAATTGCTGCCCGACGGCTCCATGCTGGTCTCTGATGATTACGCAGACGTGATCTACAGGATTTATTATGAAGCGTCTGAGTGA
- a CDS encoding sigma-54-dependent Fis family transcriptional regulator — protein MAKVLIVDDEGSIRRTLRDILEFEKYDVDEAADGKECLFKLTKSDYDIILLDIKMPKMDGMEVLDRLQNQTPDTPVIMISGHANIDTAVDAVKRGAFDFISKPPDLNRLLITIRNALDKSNLITETKSLKQKVAKSKVQPIIGKSSGISQIKRTIEQVAPTDARVLVTGPNGTGKELVARWLHEHSSRKDKPIVEVNCAAIPSELIESELFGHEKGAFTSAIKQRIGKFEQANGGTLFLDEIGDMSLSAQAKVLRALQENVITRVGGEKEIPVNVRIVAATNKNLREEIDLRRFREDLYHRLAVIIIHVPSLNDRRDDIPELVEHFSDQVCKQYDCPLKKFDAQAIRALQTVNWTGNIRELRNVVERLIILGGDTISQKDVEQHVISLSEVSTR, from the coding sequence ATGGCCAAAGTACTGATTGTGGACGACGAAGGAAGTATTCGCCGGACGCTGAGAGATATTCTGGAATTTGAAAAATACGATGTCGATGAAGCTGCCGACGGGAAGGAATGCCTCTTCAAACTCACCAAAAGCGATTACGACATCATTTTGCTGGATATCAAAATGCCCAAAATGGACGGCATGGAGGTTCTGGATCGGTTGCAGAACCAAACACCCGACACCCCGGTGATCATGATCTCCGGGCATGCCAACATTGACACGGCCGTCGATGCCGTCAAACGGGGGGCTTTTGATTTCATTTCCAAACCACCGGATTTGAACCGCCTGCTCATCACCATACGTAACGCGCTGGACAAATCGAACCTGATCACGGAAACCAAATCGCTGAAACAAAAAGTAGCCAAATCCAAGGTGCAGCCCATCATCGGAAAATCTTCGGGCATCAGCCAGATCAAAAGAACCATCGAACAAGTGGCTCCCACCGATGCCCGCGTGCTCGTCACCGGCCCCAACGGAACCGGTAAAGAACTCGTCGCCAGATGGCTACATGAACACAGCTCCCGCAAGGACAAACCCATCGTTGAAGTCAATTGTGCCGCCATTCCCTCCGAATTGATCGAAAGTGAACTCTTCGGCCATGAAAAAGGTGCTTTTACCTCTGCTATAAAACAACGAATTGGAAAATTCGAACAGGCCAACGGCGGCACGCTTTTCCTCGATGAAATCGGGGATATGAGTCTTTCTGCCCAGGCCAAGGTTTTGAGGGCACTGCAGGAAAATGTCATTACCCGTGTCGGCGGAGAAAAAGAAATTCCGGTCAACGTGAGAATCGTAGCCGCCACAAATAAAAATCTGCGGGAGGAGATCGACCTTAGGCGATTCCGGGAGGATCTTTACCATCGCCTTGCCGTTATTATCATTCACGTCCCTTCCCTGAATGACCGAAGAGATGATATTCCCGAACTGGTGGAACATTTTAGCGATCAGGTTTGTAAACAGTATGATTGTCCGTTGAAAAAATTTGACGCCCAGGCCATTCGTGCCCTTCAAACGGTCAACTGGACAGGAAATATTCGCGAATTGCGCAACGTGGTGGAACGACTCATCATCCTCGGAGGCGATACCATTAGCCAAAAGGATGTGGAACAGCACGTCATTTCCTTGAGCGAAGTATCGACGCGATAA